From Erigeron canadensis isolate Cc75 chromosome 8, C_canadensis_v1, whole genome shotgun sequence, one genomic window encodes:
- the LOC122611255 gene encoding LOW QUALITY PROTEIN: serine hydroxymethyltransferase 2, mitochondrial-like (The sequence of the model RefSeq protein was modified relative to this genomic sequence to represent the inferred CDS: deleted 1 base in 1 codon), producing the protein MAMALALRRLSSSHRLSNRSSLKYLSSLPNPVARDIEDSRVKWTKQLNAPLEEIDPEIADIIELEKARQWKGFELIPSENFTSLSVMQAVGSVMTNKYSEGYPGARYYGGNEYIDMAERLCQKRALEAFNLDPSKWGVNVQSLSGSPANFQVYTALLKPHERIMALDLPHGGHLSHGYQTDTKKISAVSIFFETMPYRLDESTGYIDYEQMEKSAVLFRPKLIVAGASAYARVYDYARMRKVCDKQKAILLADMAHISGLVAAGVVPSPFEYADVVTTTTHKSLRGPRGAMIFFRKGLKEINKKGEEVMYDFEDKINQAVFPGLQGGPHNHTIAGLAVALKQATTPEYKAYQEQVLANCKRFSQSLIERGYSLVSGGTDNHLVLVNLRDKGIDGSRVEKVMELAHIAANKNTVPGDVSAMVPGGIRMGTPALTSRGFLEEDFVKVAELFDASVKLALKIKAASSGTKLKDFVATMNGDEKFQSEIKKIRGEVEEYAKQFPTIGFEKETMKYKN; encoded by the exons ATGGCCATGGCTCTTGCCCTTCGACGACTCTCTTCTTCACACCGTCTCTCCAATCGATCTTCCCTCAAATACTTG TCTTCGTTGCCGAATCCAGTTGCACGTGACATCGAAGATTCACGTGTCAAG tggacAAAGCAATTGAATGCTCCATTGGAAGAAATTGATCCCGAAATTGCGGATATCATTGAACTCGAAAAAGCTAGGCAATGGAAG GGATTCGAGCTTATACCTTCAGAGAATTTCACTTCGCTGTCGGTGATGCAAGCTGTTGGCTCAGTGATGACCAACAAATATAGTGAAGGTTATCCTGGTGCTAGATATTATGGAGGAAATGA GTACATTGATATGGCCGAGAGATTGTGTCAGAAGCGTGCTTTGGAGGCTTTTAATTTGGATCCTTCAAAATGGGGAG TCAATGTGCAGTCACTATCTGGATCGCCTGCTAACTTTCAAGTTTATACTGCACTGCTGAAACCTCATGAGAGAATCATGGCTCTAGATCTACCTCATGGTGGACATCTTTCACATGGTTATCAG ACCGATACAAAGAAGATTTCTGCTGTGTCCATATTTTTTGAGACAATGCCATACAGATTAGATGAAAGCACAGGCTATATCGACTATGAGCAA ATGGAGAAAAGTGCTGTTCTCTTTAGGCCAAAACTAATTGTAGCAGGTGCAAGTGCCTATGCTCGAGTATATGATTATGCTCGTATGCGCAAGG TTTGTGACAAACAAAAAGCTATTTTATTAGCCGACATGGCACATATCAGCGGGTTGGTTGCTGCTGGTGTTGTACCGTCTCCTTTTGAATATGCAGATGTTGTGACTACCACGACACATAAGTCACTACGTGGTCCACGTGGAGCAATGATTTTTTTCAGGAAGGGGCTAAAAGAGATCAAC AAAAAAGGAGAAGAA GTTATGTATGACTTTGAAGACAAAATCAATCAAGCTGTGTTCCCAGGGCTTCAAGGGGGTCCACACAATCATACCATTGCTGGTTTAGCCGTTGCATTGAAACAG GCTACAACTCCAGAATATAAAGCATATCAAGAACAAGTTCTTGCCAATTGCAAAAGATTTTCACAG AGCTTGATAGAGAGGGGATACTCTCTTGTATCCGGTGGAACCGATAACCATTTGGTTTTGGTAAATTTAAGAGACAAG GGTATTGATGGGTCAAGAGTTGAAAAGGTTATGGAGTTGGCTCATATTGCTGCCAACAAAAACACTGTTCCCGGTGATGTGTCTGCCATGGTACCTGGTGGTATACGTATGG GAACTCCTGCTCTAACATCTAGGGGATTTCTTGAGGAAGATTTTGTCAAAGTTGCCGAGTTATTTGATGCCTCAGTCAAGTTGGCCTTGAAAATTAAGGCTGCTTCTTCAG GAACCAAGCTGAAGGATTTCGTTGCAACTATGAATGGAGATGAGAAATTTCAATCTGAAATTAAAAAGATCCGGGGTGAGGTTGAGGAGTATGCTAAACAGTTCCCTACAATTGGGTTTGAGAAGGAAACAATGAAgtacaaaaactga
- the LOC122580181 gene encoding zinc finger protein 6-like produces the protein MSTKKDRVGEVLDHQNNGWLSLSLAPHLGDSSQATFVKRKLMKVYTCKFCKRKFYSSQALGGHQNAHKRERDVATRYGYHLPNALNFNASNCQSIAMVHAPQIDGHQESNDNGEPYGPPYAEEESVDVKWPLGLDQSNLQPVSHWPDDDTKIVDLSLKL, from the exons ATGAGTACCAAAAAGGATAGAGTTGGAGAAGTCCTAGATCATCAAAATAATGGGTGGCTTAGTCTTAGCCTAGCACCACATCTAGGAGACTCTTCACAAGCAACTTTTGTGAAGAGAAAGCTCATGAAGGTATACACATGCAAGTTTTGCAAGAGAAAGTTTTATAGTTCACAAGCATTAGGAGGGCATCAGAATGCCCACAAAAGGGAGAGAGATGTCGCTACAAGATACGGGTACCATTTACCAAATGCATTAAACTTTAATGCTAGTAATTGCCAATCAATTGCCATGGTTCACGCACCACAAATAGAtg GTCACCAAGAGTCTAACGACAACGGAGAACCTTATGGGCCACCTTATGCGGAGGAGGAATCAGTTGATGTTAAATGGCCATTAGGTCTTGATCAATCAAATCTACAACCAGTTTCTCACTGGCCTGATGATGATACAAAGATAGTGGACTTGAGTCTTAAGCTATGA
- the LOC122610496 gene encoding protein ALP1-like, with amino-acid sequence MVMPNRDSDFGGASRLYVTVLGRNNRAGAQQRLMRDYFVDEPTYNPRIFRRRFRMQNGLFLRICGDLEREYRYFQQIYDGAEKLGFSAIQKCTSAIRQLAYGVNSDLLDEYLHMSERTSRESLAHFCSGSIDCMHWAWEMCLNAWRGTHTRGDIGHPSMILQAVASSDLWIWNAYFGQQGSHNDINVFGSSPILEEILNACFYANDNYYARGYYLGDGIYPEYATFVKTFTDPVDEKRILFKKKQEAARKDIERAFGVLKKRWKVLKNPARYWDRERMQDVVYACVILHNMILEDEDKATCQDFDEEDPTLVLGYWYTQTPMEQRLQNLRAVKN; translated from the exons ATGGTGATGCCGAACCGCGACAGCGATTTCGGAGGCGCGTCACGCTTGTACGTAACCGTGCTGGGGCGCAACAACCGTGCTGGGGCGCAACAACGGTTGATGCGTGACTACTTTGTTGACGAACCAACTTACAACCCAAGAATTTTTAGGCGTCGTTTTCGTATGCAAAATGGGTTGTTTTTGAGGATTTGTGGTGATTTGGAGAGGGAGTATAGGTATTTTCAGCAAATATATGATGGTGCCGAGAAACTTGGTTTTAGTGCAATTCAAAAGTGTACGTCTGCGATTCGACAACTTGCTTACGGTGTTAACAGCGACTTACTTGACGAATACTTGCATATGTCGGAGAGGACTTCGAGGGAGTCACTTGCACACTTTTGTTCAG GTAGTATAGATTGCATGCATTGGGCGTGGGAGATGTGCCTCAATGCATGGCGAGGTACTCACACACGTGGTGATATTGGACATCCGTCGATGATACTTCAGGCTGTTGCCTCTTCCGATTTATGGATATGGAATGCTTATTTCGGACAGCAGGGGTCGCATAATGACATAAATGTGTTTGGGTCCTCTCCTATTCTTGAAGAGATCCTTAATG CTTGTTTTTATGCAAATGACAACTACTATGCGAGGGGCTACTACTTGGGTGATGGCATATACCCAGAATATGCCACATTTGTGAAGACTTTTACTGACCCAGTTGATGAGAAGAGAATACTGTTTAAGAAGAAGCAAGAGGCGGCACGAAAAGATATTGAAAGAGCATTCGGTGTGCTAAAGAAGCGGTGGAAGGTTCTTAAAAATCCGGCACGATATTGGGACAGGGAGAGGATGCAAGACGTGGTATATGCTTGTGTCATTTTGCATAACATGATTTTGGAGGACGAGGACAAGGCTACTTGCCAAGACTTTGATGAGGAGGATCCCACTTTAGTTCTAGGATATTGGTATACACAAACTCCGATGGAACAACGTCTCCAAAATCTACGTGCGGTGAAGAATTGA